From the Deinococcus radiophilus genome, one window contains:
- a CDS encoding D-glucuronyl C5-epimerase family protein, whose translation MRKALSIAAGSLLLALSTACGAQALPASSQPTSPAALGFDISTAEVRAEVQKTRDEHFKVNTKVEWSFVPGGYTARGNYLNYAIKFRDRKYDHIRYDENGLPERIYGDAYYKTPVLIAQHGLTGHARLVTNTPAEQAQYAKTDYRDMVNSADWLITSQNAKGCFEYHSPFRYYLSKTAYEPGWISGMAQGQGMSLLARTFDVTKDVKYINAAKRAMDCMVLSVDQGGTREDLGAVKPEWSNKVIFEEYLADPPGYTLNGFMFSLLGLYDLSQVAPDAAVRNQAALWFRRGTDTLETILPLFDMDGISAYDLGYLTYDRPVPHMSASYHIVHIYLLHAMNDVTNNAVLEKYERIWREDINQ comes from the coding sequence ATGAGAAAAGCCCTTTCCATTGCAGCAGGTAGTCTGCTCTTAGCCCTTTCTACTGCCTGCGGCGCTCAAGCTCTCCCGGCATCTTCCCAGCCCACCTCACCAGCCGCGTTGGGCTTCGATATTTCTACCGCCGAGGTACGTGCGGAAGTGCAAAAAACACGTGATGAGCACTTCAAGGTCAACACAAAAGTGGAGTGGTCCTTCGTGCCGGGAGGCTATACCGCTCGTGGCAACTACCTGAACTACGCCATCAAATTCCGGGATAGGAAATACGACCATATCCGATATGACGAGAATGGCCTCCCAGAGCGTATCTATGGGGACGCTTACTACAAAACACCCGTTTTGATCGCACAGCATGGCCTGACGGGTCACGCCCGCCTGGTCACCAACACGCCAGCAGAGCAGGCACAGTACGCCAAAACTGATTACCGTGACATGGTGAATAGTGCCGACTGGCTGATCACCTCACAAAACGCGAAGGGCTGTTTTGAATATCACTCGCCCTTCCGCTACTACCTGTCCAAGACGGCATATGAGCCAGGTTGGATCAGTGGCATGGCACAGGGGCAAGGCATGAGCTTGCTGGCGCGGACGTTTGATGTCACCAAAGACGTCAAATACATCAATGCAGCCAAAAGGGCTATGGACTGCATGGTGCTATCTGTGGACCAGGGTGGCACTCGAGAAGACCTTGGCGCTGTGAAGCCAGAGTGGTCTAACAAAGTGATTTTTGAAGAGTATTTGGCGGACCCTCCCGGTTACACCCTCAATGGCTTCATGTTCTCTCTGCTTGGCCTGTACGACCTGAGTCAAGTTGCTCCTGATGCAGCCGTTCGCAACCAAGCTGCTCTGTGGTTCCGACGCGGCACGGACACTTTGGAGACGATATTGCCGCTCTTTGACATGGATGGCATCAGCGCCTACGACTTGGGCTACCTAACATATGACCGCCCAGTGCCTCATATGAGCGCTTCGTACCACATCGTCCATATTTATTTGCTGCACGCCATGAACGATGTCACCAACAACGCTGTGCTTGAGAAATACGAACGCATCTGGCGCGAAGACATCAACCAGTAG
- a CDS encoding O-antigen ligase family protein, translating into MRRLRRDYVGLLVMLTMLILGGYLQTTNVPYADYKITWFGLAVVMGTLAALRGVNSKEMLLAMVGVNGLLLLQYLSVFGSRDWILIGETYQYLSLIAGFCAVYWLNRTDKLTWWGAALAALNIFVLLNSGSRTPLLGVGAVLLYQSLFNRDARPLLLIAAASAIALTYVDYTEFRLFQRLSYLSEDTLDGSSLARLDFWQLTLDAPQTFFSSLFGHGTGMWPANILSSDEGYPHNIFLEFFYEHGLLGLLVMGYVTYLLLSARNSVFKYLGLYFLVFLQLSGGLESMRWFMLFFALALHHTGENEA; encoded by the coding sequence ATGAGGCGGCTGAGACGTGACTATGTGGGTCTTCTGGTCATGCTGACGATGCTCATACTGGGCGGCTATCTCCAAACCACCAATGTGCCCTATGCAGATTACAAGATCACTTGGTTCGGCCTGGCTGTCGTTATGGGTACATTGGCAGCTCTGCGCGGAGTGAATTCAAAAGAGATGCTACTGGCGATGGTCGGCGTCAATGGATTGCTGCTGCTTCAGTACCTGTCTGTCTTTGGATCACGGGACTGGATATTGATCGGAGAAACGTACCAGTACCTCTCTCTCATTGCGGGCTTTTGTGCGGTGTACTGGCTGAACCGCACAGACAAACTGACCTGGTGGGGAGCCGCGCTCGCTGCCCTCAATATTTTCGTGCTCCTCAATTCGGGTTCACGTACCCCGCTCCTTGGAGTAGGCGCTGTCCTGTTATACCAATCGCTGTTTAATCGCGATGCCCGTCCCCTATTACTCATCGCTGCTGCAAGTGCGATTGCTCTGACCTATGTGGATTACACGGAATTTCGCCTATTCCAGCGCCTCTCCTACCTCTCAGAAGACACTCTGGATGGCAGCTCGTTGGCGAGACTGGACTTCTGGCAACTGACTTTGGACGCCCCTCAAACATTCTTTTCTAGCCTGTTTGGACATGGCACTGGAATGTGGCCTGCCAACATCCTCAGTAGCGATGAGGGCTATCCACACAACATTTTCCTTGAGTTCTTCTACGAGCACGGTTTGCTCGGCCTCCTGGTCATGGGCTACGTGACCTACCTGCTTTTGAGTGCAAGGAACTCCGTGTTCAAATACCTTGGCCTGTACTTTTTGGTCTTCTTGCAGCTCAGCGGTGGCCTGGAGAGTATGCGGTGGTTTATGCTTTTCTTCGCTCTGGCCCTACATCACACCGGGGAGAATGAAGCGTGA